In the genome of Bacteroidota bacterium, the window TTCTCCCAAAATTTGATAAGCCACCTTGTCGCTAAAAAAAATCAGGCTTAATGTTTTTTCACTTTCGTTAAATAATTTAGAAAGTAGTGGTAACATTTCTTTATTTGCGGTTCTTTCTCCTCTTTCTATTTTACTAAGTGTTGAAGGGTCTAAATCTAATACAGATGCTACCTTTCTAAGCGGAAGTTTATGTTCTTCCCTTAGTTTTTTAATATATCCTCCAAATGATTCTCTCGCTGTCATTCCATAATTTTTATTCTTAAATAATATTTCAGGTCAATAATTGTCCAAAGGTACTATTTTTTTTTCGAGTGCGGT includes:
- a CDS encoding helix-turn-helix transcriptional regulator, producing the protein MTARESFGGYIKKLREEHKLPLRKVASVLDLDPSTLSKIERGERTANKEMLPLLSKLFNESEKTLSLIFFSDKVAYQILGEKNPDEILKVAEEKIQYLKNKNVKQGSLNFK